GCGCCTCCCGGATGAGCGCTTCCGCTTCGTGCAGGTCGCCGAATGCCGGGTGGATGCGCCGGTAGTCCGCCACGTCGTACCCGCCGTCCGCGAGCGGCGACTCGTACCAGGGCGTGAACCAGATCGCGTCGACGCCGAGATCGGCGAGGTAGGGCAGGTGCTCGCGCACGCCGGCGAGGTCGCCGACGCCGTCGCCGTTCCCGTCGGCGAAGCTGCGCGGGTAGATCTGGTAGATCACGGCACTGCGCCACCACTGCGGATCGTCGCTCGGGGGCGCGGCGATCGCGGTGGCACCGTCCGTCGCTGCACCCGGTGCGGCGACGGGTGCGGCGCTGCCGCCATCCATCACGGAGAGGTCCACGCTGAGCCCTTCGGTCGACTGTCGTCGCGACGAACGCCTCGGCGCCGTCGTCGTTTGACCGAAATGTAGCTAAGCCGACAGAATGACGCAAGAACTCAACAACACGTAATTGGTTTGCGTACTTTTGCGTGCACTTACATGTTCACGCGGCGTGCGGGACCGGTCCCGTCGACCCCCGCACGACCAGCTCCGGCTCGAAGAAGAGCTCGTCGCGAATGGCCGAGTCGCTCGAGATCTGGCGCAGCAGCAGCTCGATGACCGTCCGCCCCATCGGCTCGATCGGCTGGCGGATCGTGGTCAGCGGGGGCTCCGTGCAGTTCATCAGCGCCGAGTCGTCGAAACCCACGATCGACACGTCGCGCGGGACCGACAGCCCGGCGCGGCGGGCGGCACGCACGGCGCCGAGCGCCATCGGATCGCTCGCGCACAGGATCGCCGTCACACCGGAGCCGAGCAGTCGGGTCGCGGCGGCCTGCCCGGCCTCGAGCGAGTACAGCGAGTGAACGACCAGCGACTCGTCGAGCGGCGTGCCCCATCCCTCGGCGATGCGCCTGGCCGCCTCCAGCTTGCGCTGGGACGGGACGTGGTCCCGAGGGCCGAGCAGGAGTCCGATCCGCTCGTGACCGAGGGAGCGCAGATGGGTGAGCGCCTGCGCCGTCGCGACCGAGTCGTCGCAGGAGACGGTCGCGAAGTGGAGCGCGTCGACCGGTGCGTTGACCAGCACGGTCGGGAGGTTGAGCTCGGTCAGCCGGCTGTAGTGGGCGTGGTCCGCCCCCTCTTGGGCGTACGCGCCGCCGACGAAGATCACGCCGGAGACCTGCTGCTGCAGGAGGAGGTCGACGTAGTCCGACTCGGAGATGCCGCCCGCCGTCTGCATGCACAGCACCGGCGTGTAGCCGTTCTGCGCCAGCGCTCCCCCGATGATCTCCGCGAAGGCGGGGAAGATCGGGTTCTGCAGTTCGGGCAGCACCAGGCCGACGAGCCGCGCGCGCTCGCCGCGCAGCTTGGTCGGGCGCTCGTAGCCCAGCACATCGAGCGCAGTCAGCACAGCCTGACGGGTCGCATCCGACACCCCCGGCTTGTCGTTGAGCACGCGGCTCACGGTGGCTTCGCTGACCCCGACCTTGCGGGCGACCTCGAGAAGACGCTTCGACATGGCGATAGTGTACGCAATTCCTTGCAGATCAGCGCAAGTATCTTGCAGTCGCGCCGCGGGATACGATGACGGCATGGCGAAGAAGGCGGTCTCCCTGCTCCTCGCCAGCCACCCCGGCCCCACCGTGGTGGTCACGGTCATCACAACCCTGCTCGGCGTCGGCCTCGGCTACCCGCCCGGCCGGCTCGGCGTCCTGGCGCTCGCCGTCCTCTTCGGCCAGCTCTCGATCGGCTGGTGCAACGACTGGCTGGATGCGGCTCGCGACCGCGCGGTCGAACGCACCGACAAACCCGCCGCGCGGGGGGACGTCTCGGTGGCCACCGTCCGGATCGCGGCCTTCGTCGCCCTGGCGGCGGCGATCCTCCTCACGCTTCCCCTGGGGCTCGGTGCGCTGGCCGCGCACCTCATCGTCATCGCCGGCGGCTGGGCGTACAACCTCGGCCTCAAGGCGACGGCGTACTCCTTCGTCCCTTTCCTGGTCAGCTTCGGGGCCCTGCCCGCGGTCGCGACGCTCGGCCAGGAGCAGCCCGCCCTGCCGCAGTGGTGGGTCTACGCCGCCGGCGCGCTCCTCGGCCTCGCCGCCCACATCACCAACGTCCTCCCCGACCTCGAGGACGATGCGCGGACGGGCATCCGCGGCATGCCGCACCGGCTCGGCGCACGACGCAGCGGGCTGCTGGCGTTCGCCGGACTGGCCGTCGCGACACTGCTCATCACCTTCGGCCCGGGCCTCCCAGTCCGTCCGCTGCTGATCGCCGGACTGGTGATCGGCCTGGCGGCCGCCGTAACCGGCGTCGTGCTGCTCCTGCGACGCAGCCCCACCCGGCTGCTCATGCAGCTCATCATGACCTGCGCGATCGTGGACGTCGCGATGCTCGCCCTTGCGGGTCAGTCCGTGACGGTCTGAACCTTCTCCGCCACTGGCGCGTGGTTCTGGATGCCGATGGCCGAGACGACGCCGCCGACCAGCAGCAGGGCCGCAGCGGTGAGCATCGCGCGGTGGAGGCCGGCCGTGTCCAGCGTCCCTCCGATGATCATGCCGGCGGCGGCGATCGCCAGCAGCCCCGCGATACGGGAGACGGCGTTGTTGACGGCCGACGCGATACCGGCCTGCTCGGGATGGATCGCCCCGAGGATGGCGCTGGTCAGCGGGGCGACCGTGATGGACAGGCCGACGCCGAACAGCAGCACCGCCGGGAGCAGCGTCGTCCAGTAGTCGACGTTCGTTCCCATCATCAGCAGCCAGACGAAGCCCGCCCCGGCGATCATCGGACCGATCGCCATGAACAGCCGCGGACCGTACCTCCCGGCGAGCCCCCCGAAGAACCCGGACAGCAGCAGCATGCAGAGCGTCGACGGGATGAAGACGAACCCGGCGGCGATCGCGGAGAACCCGGCGACCTGCTGCAGGTACAGCGTGACGATCAGCGGCCCGAACGAGAGCGCCGCGTAGACGAAGAACGTCGCGATGTTGCCGACCCAGAAGTTGTGCACCCGGAACAGTCCGAGCGGCAGCATCGGCTGCTTCACGCGCGTCTCCGCGAAGAAGAAGGCCGCGAGGCTAAGCAGTCCGACGACGAGCGGGATCCAGACGCGCGGATCCGTCCAGCCGTAGGTGCCCTGCTCGATCAGCGCGAACACGGTCCCCGCCAGACCGACCGATCCGAGGACGGCCCCCAGGTAGTCGACCCGGCCGCCCATCCCCTTGTCGGTGTCGTGCAGGGTCGCCATGAGCAGCAGGGTGATGGCGATCGGGATGACGTTGATGACGAACACCCACCGCCACGAGAGCGTGTCGACGAAGATGCCGCCGACGACCGGTCCGGCGATCATGGCGACACCGGTGAACGCGGTCCACCGGCCGATCGCCTTCGCCTGGGCCGGCCCCTCGAACCGGGAGATGATGATCGCGAGCGAGCTGGGCACCAGCAGCGCGCCCGCCACCCCCTGCAGGGCGCGCGCGACCACCAGGAACACGCCGGTCGGCGCGAAGGCGCACAGCAGCGACGTGACGCCGAAGCCGATCAGCCCGGCGTAGAGCACCCGCTTCCGGCCGAACACATCGGACAGGGAGCCCGCGATGAGGATGAGGGACCCGAGCGTCACCAGGTAGCCGTCCACCACCCACTGCTGCAGCGGGAGTCCGCCGCCGAGCTCGCGCGAGATCGCGGGCAGGGCGACGTTGATGACGGCGCCGTCGAGGAAGGCGACGAAGCTCGACAGGATCGCGATGACGAGCACTTTGAACTGCAGCGACGTCATCCGCTCGATCCGCACGTTGGTCATGCTCTCATTCAAGGGCCTCGCCACCGCGGTGGCAACCGCGGCCGGTCAGTCGTTGCCCTTGGTGCAGGTCTGCTGCGCCGCCGTCTGACCCGTGATGGTCGAGGGCAGTTCCACCGAGCCGCCGCCCGTCCCCGTCGGGTCTGGTGTCGCGCCTGCAGCGGGCGTCGTCGGCGCGGCCGGAGTCGCGGGAGCGGCGGGCGTCACGGGCGACGGCTCGGCCCCGGGCACGGGCGCCGGGGACGTCGTCGCGGTCGGATCCTCCGCCGCCCGGCCCGTCGAGCCGGTGAGCTTCACCGGCTGGTCGTTCACCAGGGCCTGGTTGAGCGCATCCGCGGCCGACTCCTGGGGCACGACGCGGTTCGGGTCGTCCGGGTCGGTCACCGCCGGATATTGCACGAACACCATGTTGTCGAGCCCGGTGTCCCGCAGCGCCAGCGCGATCTGCACCAGTGTGGTCGGGTTGGTCAGCGTCTCGGAGGGCGTGATGTTGTTCACCGCCGCCTTGGCCAGCGCATACAGCTGGACTGGGTTGGACAGCACGCCGCCGCTGACGATCTTCCGTGCAAGGGCGGAGAGGAAGACCTGCTGGTTGGAGATGCGGCCCAGGTCGCTGCCGTCCCCCACGCCGTGCCTGCTGCGGAGGAACGACAGCGCGACATCCCCGACGATGGTGTTCTCGCCCGCGGGCAGGTCGAGCGGCGGGTTCGTGTAATCGTCCGTGACCGGCGAGGCCAGGCAGACCGTGACTCCGCCGACCGCGCTCGACATGGCGCTCACGCCGTTGAAGTTGATCACCGCGGCGAACGGGATGCTGAGCCCGGTCATCTTCGACACGGTGGCGACCACGCAGTTCAGCCCGCCGCGCGACAGCGCGGTGTTGAACTGCGCGTACGAACTGCCGTCGATGGTCCCGCCGTTGGGGTCGGGGCAGTCCGGGATGGCGACCATCAGGTCGCGCGGGAAGCTGACGACCATCATGCTCTTGTGGTCCTGCGCGATGTGCAGCAGCATCGTGACGTCGTTGTTGCCGGCGCCGCTGCTCGCATCCTGCTCGTCGGCACTGTTGTAGATCCCGCCCAGATCGCTGCGGCTGTCCGTGCCCGCGAGCAGCAGGTTCACGCCTCCCGGAATCGCGGCGACGTTGGGAATGTCCTGCGGGATCGCAGAATGCCCGGGAAGCGCCTCCAGGTGGACGCCCGTCTTGATCGAGTGGGCCACATCCCACACCGCGTACGCCGCCACCGACCCGACGCTCACGAACACGACCGCCACGAGGGCCGCCAGCAGCTTCATCGCTGCGACGCCGCCACGCCGCCGAGGCAGCCGGCCATGGCGCACCGCTTCCGGCCCGCGGGCGCGCTGGTGACGTCGCGGCAGGTCGGTCATCGGCATCCTTCGGCTCATCGGACGATGCTGCGATCCTAGCGATCCTGCCTTTCGACGGGCTGCGAGGCGCGCTCCGAGCCCTGAGGACGCTCTCACCGAGGTCGCGTATGGGGGCTTCCCCCCAATACCGGAGAGAGCGCCGACGGCGTTTGGCGGAGTTCCCTGATGACGCACCGACCACGCCCCGGGCATCGTCGCACCCGTGGCCGTTCCGGCCATCGACGACTCAGAAGGGGGCACCATGACCATCGCAGACAAGCGTGCCGACGCCACGACGTCCGGCGACGACACCGGGATCCGGCCGTTCTCGTACCGCGCCGACGACGAGGAGCTCGACGACCTCCGTCGCCGCGTCCGCGCCACCCGCTGGCCGGACCGCGAGACCGTCGACGACACCTCCCAGGGGGTGCGCCTCGACGTGATGCGGGCGCTCGCCGACTACTGGGCCGACGAGCACGACTGGCGTGCCGTGGAGGCGCGGCTCGCGGACCTCCCCCAGTTCGTCACGACGATCGACGGCGTCGACATCCACTTCGTCCACGTCCGGTCGAAGCACGAGGATGCGCTGCCGATGATCGTCACGCACGGCTGGCCGGGATCCTTCCTGGAGCAGCTCAAGATCGTCGGTCCGCTCACCGACCCCACCGCGCACGGCGCCGACGCCTCCGACGCGTTCCACCTGGTCATCCCGTCGCTCCCCGGTCACGGCTTCTCCGGCAAGCCCCGAACGACCGGATGGGACCCCATCCGCATCGCCACGGCGTGGGCGGAGCTCATGAGGCGGCTCGGCTACGACCGGTACGTCGCGCAGGGCGGCGACTGGGGCAATGCGGTCACGGAACAGCTGGCGCTGCAGACCCCGCCCGGCCTGGTCGGCATCCACACCAACATGCCCGCCACCGTGCCGCCCGCGATCCAGAGCGCGCTCGACGCCCACCAGGACCCGCCGGCGGACCTCGACGAGGAGGAGCGTAACGCCTGGGACCAGCTCGCCTACTTCTACGCGCACGGCCTCGGCTACGCACAGGAGATGGCAGGCCGCCCGCAGACGCTGTACGGGCTGGCCGACTCCCCCGTCGGACTAGCGGCGTGGATGCTCGACCACGACGCGCGCAGCTACGACCTCATCGCCCGCGTCTTCGCCGGCGGGAGCGAAGGACTGACGCGCGACGACATCCTCGACAACGTCACGCTGTACTGGCTGACGAACACCGCCGTCTCGTCCGCCCGCCTGTACTGGGAGAGCAAGCTGCCCTTCTTCGCCCCGAAGGGCGTCACCCTGCCGACGGGTGTCAGCGTGTTCCCGGACGAGATCTACGCCGCCCCGCGCAGCTGGGCGACCGAGGCGTACCCCAACCTCATCCACTTCAACCGCCTGGACCGCGGAGGGCACTTCGCCGCGTGGGAGCAGCCGGAGCTGTTCTCTCAGGAGGTCCGCGCGACCTTCCGGTCGCTGCGCTGAGCGGGCCGGACGATGGCGAGTCTTCTGCAGGTCGACGCCGGCGACCTGAACGTCGGCTACACGGACACCGGATCGCCGGACGCGCCCGTCGTGCTGCTCCTGCACGGCTGGCCGTACGACATCCACACCTACGACGAGGTCGTGCCGCAGCTGGTCGACGCCGGCTTCCGGGCGATCGTGCCGTACCTCCGCGGGTACGGCACGACCACGTTCCGCGACCCGGGCGCGCTGCGCACGGGCCAGCCCGCTGCGCTGGCCCGTGACGCGATCGCCCTGCTGGATGCGCTCGGCGTCGCTTCGGCGGTTCTCGGCGGAAGCGACTGGGGTGCGCGGACGACCAACATCGTGGCGGCCCTGTGGCCGGAGCGGGTCCGCGGACAGGTGACCGCCAGCGGCTACCTGGTCGCCGGCCAGGCGGCCAACGCCAATCCGCTGCACCCGATCGACGAGCTGACCTGGTGGTACCAGTTCTACTTCGCCACGGAGCGCGGCCGCGCAGGCTACGACCGCTATCGGGACGAGTTCGCCCGGCTGATCTGGCACACGGCATCGCCGGGCTGGGAGTTCGACGACGCCACGTTCGAACGGTCCCGGCCGTCGTTCGGCAACCCCGATCACGTCGACATCGTCATCCACAACTACCGCTGGCGACTCGGGCTCGCAGCCGGCGACCCGGCGCTCGACGAGCTGGAGGAGCGGATCGCGGGGAGGCCCACCATCCCGGTGGCGGCGATCTCGCTCGAAGGGGACGAGAACGGCGCCTTCCACCTCGATCCCTCCGCCTACCGCGACCGCTTCACCGGGCCGTACGAGCACCGTCAGGTGACGGGAGGCATCGGGCACAACCTGGCGCAGGAGGCCCCGCGCGCGTTCGCGGAGGCGGTCATCGATGTGGCGCGGATGGCGGACACGGGCGAGGGCGCTGTGACGGGAGGGGCGGCCGATGTCCGCTGACCGTGACCGGGGGCCGTTCCGTACCCTCGCCCACCGCCTGGCCGGCGACGTCGAGGGGCTGCCGGACGAAGGCCGCCTTCCGGCGTTCTCCCGGGCGACCGGCTGGCTCAACACCGAACCACTGACCCCGGAAGGGCTCCGCGGCCGGGTCGTGCTGGTCGACTTCTGGACGTACACCTGCGTGAACTGGCTGCGCACGCTTCCCTACCTCCGGGCCTGGCACGAGAAGTACGTGGACGCGGGCCTCACGGTGGTCGGCGTCCACACTCCCGAGTTCGGCTTCGAGCACGATCGGGCGAACGTCATAGCGCGTACGGCCGCGCTCGGCGTCGCGTACCCGGTCGCGGTGGACGACGACTACGGCGTGTGGGAGGACTTCGCCAACCACTACTGGCCGGCGCTGTACCTCGCCGACGCGGAGGGTCGCCTCCGCTACCACCACTTCGGCGAGGGCGAGTACGCACGCACCGAGATGATGATCCAGCGCCTGCTGACCGACGCGGGCGCCCGAGATCTCGACCTCGACCTCGTCATGGTGGAGCCGCATGGGCTGGAAGTGGCCGCCGACTGGAGCAGTCTCCGCTCGCCCGAGACCTATCTCGGGTACGGCCAGAGCAGCGGCTTCGTCTCCGAGTCGTCCGACCGCTACGACCGCTCGGTGGAGTATGAGGACGGGCGGGCCCTCCCGCTGAACGGCTGGGATCTGACCGGCCGCTGGACCCAGGCCCGTCACTCAGCCGTCCTGGACGAGGCCGGCGGCAGCATCGCGTTCGCTTTTCACGCCCGCGACGTGAACCTGGTGATGGGCCCGACGCCGCCCGGGGCGTCCATCCCGTTCCGGGTGCT
This region of Leifsonia sp. fls2-241-R2A-40a genomic DNA includes:
- a CDS encoding UbiA family prenyltransferase codes for the protein MAKKAVSLLLASHPGPTVVVTVITTLLGVGLGYPPGRLGVLALAVLFGQLSIGWCNDWLDAARDRAVERTDKPAARGDVSVATVRIAAFVALAAAILLTLPLGLGALAAHLIVIAGGWAYNLGLKATAYSFVPFLVSFGALPAVATLGQEQPALPQWWVYAAGALLGLAAHITNVLPDLEDDARTGIRGMPHRLGARRSGLLAFAGLAVATLLITFGPGLPVRPLLIAGLVIGLAAAVTGVVLLLRRSPTRLLMQLIMTCAIVDVAMLALAGQSVTV
- a CDS encoding alpha/beta hydrolase, translating into MASLLQVDAGDLNVGYTDTGSPDAPVVLLLHGWPYDIHTYDEVVPQLVDAGFRAIVPYLRGYGTTTFRDPGALRTGQPAALARDAIALLDALGVASAVLGGSDWGARTTNIVAALWPERVRGQVTASGYLVAGQAANANPLHPIDELTWWYQFYFATERGRAGYDRYRDEFARLIWHTASPGWEFDDATFERSRPSFGNPDHVDIVIHNYRWRLGLAAGDPALDELEERIAGRPTIPVAAISLEGDENGAFHLDPSAYRDRFTGPYEHRQVTGGIGHNLAQEAPRAFAEAVIDVARMADTGEGAVTGGAADVR
- a CDS encoding LacI family DNA-binding transcriptional regulator, coding for MSKRLLEVARKVGVSEATVSRVLNDKPGVSDATRQAVLTALDVLGYERPTKLRGERARLVGLVLPELQNPIFPAFAEIIGGALAQNGYTPVLCMQTAGGISESDYVDLLLQQQVSGVIFVGGAYAQEGADHAHYSRLTELNLPTVLVNAPVDALHFATVSCDDSVATAQALTHLRSLGHERIGLLLGPRDHVPSQRKLEAARRIAEGWGTPLDESLVVHSLYSLEAGQAAATRLLGSGVTAILCASDPMALGAVRAARRAGLSVPRDVSIVGFDDSALMNCTEPPLTTIRQPIEPMGRTVIELLLRQISSDSAIRDELFFEPELVVRGSTGPVPHAA
- a CDS encoding redoxin domain-containing protein gives rise to the protein MSADRDRGPFRTLAHRLAGDVEGLPDEGRLPAFSRATGWLNTEPLTPEGLRGRVVLVDFWTYTCVNWLRTLPYLRAWHEKYVDAGLTVVGVHTPEFGFEHDRANVIARTAALGVAYPVAVDDDYGVWEDFANHYWPALYLADAEGRLRYHHFGEGEYARTEMMIQRLLTDAGARDLDLDLVMVEPHGLEVAADWSSLRSPETYLGYGQSSGFVSESSDRYDRSVEYEDGRALPLNGWDLTGRWTQARHSAVLDEAGGSIAFAFHARDVNLVMGPTPPGASIPFRVLLDGRPPGEAHGTDVDADGRGVVDRQDTLQLIRQSGGIRDAVVQLVFDRPELEAYCFTFG
- a CDS encoding LCP family protein encodes the protein MTDLPRRHQRARGPEAVRHGRLPRRRGGVAAMKLLAALVAVVFVSVGSVAAYAVWDVAHSIKTGVHLEALPGHSAIPQDIPNVAAIPGGVNLLLAGTDSRSDLGGIYNSADEQDASSGAGNNDVTMLLHIAQDHKSMMVVSFPRDLMVAIPDCPDPNGGTIDGSSYAQFNTALSRGGLNCVVATVSKMTGLSIPFAAVINFNGVSAMSSAVGGVTVCLASPVTDDYTNPPLDLPAGENTIVGDVALSFLRSRHGVGDGSDLGRISNQQVFLSALARKIVSGGVLSNPVQLYALAKAAVNNITPSETLTNPTTLVQIALALRDTGLDNMVFVQYPAVTDPDDPNRVVPQESAADALNQALVNDQPVKLTGSTGRAAEDPTATTSPAPVPGAEPSPVTPAAPATPAAPTTPAAGATPDPTGTGGGSVELPSTITGQTAAQQTCTKGND
- a CDS encoding MFS transporter, producing the protein MTNVRIERMTSLQFKVLVIAILSSFVAFLDGAVINVALPAISRELGGGLPLQQWVVDGYLVTLGSLILIAGSLSDVFGRKRVLYAGLIGFGVTSLLCAFAPTGVFLVVARALQGVAGALLVPSSLAIIISRFEGPAQAKAIGRWTAFTGVAMIAGPVVGGIFVDTLSWRWVFVINVIPIAITLLLMATLHDTDKGMGGRVDYLGAVLGSVGLAGTVFALIEQGTYGWTDPRVWIPLVVGLLSLAAFFFAETRVKQPMLPLGLFRVHNFWVGNIATFFVYAALSFGPLIVTLYLQQVAGFSAIAAGFVFIPSTLCMLLLSGFFGGLAGRYGPRLFMAIGPMIAGAGFVWLLMMGTNVDYWTTLLPAVLLFGVGLSITVAPLTSAILGAIHPEQAGIASAVNNAVSRIAGLLAIAAAGMIIGGTLDTAGLHRAMLTAAALLLVGGVVSAIGIQNHAPVAEKVQTVTD
- a CDS encoding epoxide hydrolase family protein is translated as MTIADKRADATTSGDDTGIRPFSYRADDEELDDLRRRVRATRWPDRETVDDTSQGVRLDVMRALADYWADEHDWRAVEARLADLPQFVTTIDGVDIHFVHVRSKHEDALPMIVTHGWPGSFLEQLKIVGPLTDPTAHGADASDAFHLVIPSLPGHGFSGKPRTTGWDPIRIATAWAELMRRLGYDRYVAQGGDWGNAVTEQLALQTPPGLVGIHTNMPATVPPAIQSALDAHQDPPADLDEEERNAWDQLAYFYAHGLGYAQEMAGRPQTLYGLADSPVGLAAWMLDHDARSYDLIARVFAGGSEGLTRDDILDNVTLYWLTNTAVSSARLYWESKLPFFAPKGVTLPTGVSVFPDEIYAAPRSWATEAYPNLIHFNRLDRGGHFAAWEQPELFSQEVRATFRSLR